ttGGAGGCCCTGGCGAAGACACCACAGTCATCGATGTGGTGCTCAACATTGCAGATGATGGCACCCTTAGGGATCCCACAGAGCGATAGGACattgctgatggagagcgtggcacgacaGCCACAGTGGACGAAATGGCTGATGCCGCCGGGCGGCCATAgtagaatttagagtagaagtggtcAGCAAATGTAACCATTTAAGTTGgggggggagcccccatgtgaacagttttttgtattcatgaatacatcagtccctttttgtgatgaaatcactttgtaaggggaATCTCGTCCCATCCGTTTCCTAGCAATGGTTGTGCCATTCGGTCGATTCGGGCTACCTGTTGAAACAAGAATTTCCTACGGATATAAAGGATGTGAACATCCAGTGCAAGAATTTTGTTAAGCAGGGAAGCCAGGCGGTGaaacttgtaacaaatggacAAGCTTTCAAATTTCGTTACAGCAAACAACTTCTTATTTATTCTCCCCTTTTTTGTGTAAAAAAGATTTAGTGCATCCTGACCCTTTCTGTGGTTAAGGTCACAAAAGCTTAgagtgcgggtgagccaattctgatcacgctggtgagcaaagagaccaTAGCCATCGAGGCATGGGTTTCCTGTAGTTCTACCAGTCATACTCAGGAATTGTTCCCATAAATCAAGCTCCTAGGAATTAACGTGAAAAAGGAGGGCATGCGCAGAGAATGTTTGTCAGATAAATGAGCTcacatcagcccccgagtgaggtccgaccctttGCCGTTTGTAGGGGTTGGATGTCACGAAGGATCGAGGATTtcaataacaaaactgataagagaaagtatgcatttatttaggggtaaaagtgacgtagctgctcgatgttctaggcattagtGAAGgtctcgccgtcgatggttttgagcttgtaggcgcctagacAAAGCACCTCCACAACCATGTACAatccctcccatggtggggagagcttatggcgatccttgttgctctagatgaggcgAATGACTAGGTCCCCAACGTcgaaggcccgaccccacactcatcggctgtggtaccatcgcaacgcctgctagtacttggctgatcagaggagggcaatgtcacgggcttcatctagctggtccatggcatcttcgagagatgccttggctccctgttcgtcgtatgccctgatccttggtgctccatagtcaaggtcggttgggaggacagccttagaaccgtagaccatgaagaagggtgtgtagccggtggctcgactgagagttgtcctcaggctccaaagTACTACGGGGAGCTCGACGACCCATCGTGCTctgaatttgttcaaccggttgaagatcctaggcttaaggccctgcaggaccatgccgtttgcgcgctcaacCTACCTGTTCGTTCAGGGTGCATGACAGCGTCCCAATTGAcctagatgtggtattcatcgcagaattgaaggaacttctttccggtgaatTGTGTACCATTGtctgtgataatggagttcgggactccaaagtgatggacgacATCGAGGAAGAACAATatagcttgctcagacttgatcgagGAGATCGGCCAAGCTTCTATCCATTTTgagaacttgtctatggtgacaagcaagtgggtgtagcctctgggtgccttcttgagaggtccaaccagatcgagcccccagactacgaacgaccatgtgatggggatcatttggagcgcTTAGGacaggaggtgagtttgctgagcgtagtactgacacccttcacaggtgtgtacaatctgctcggcgtcggctactgcagtgggctagtagaagccctatcggaacatgtttccgaccagggttctaggcgtggcgtggtgaccatagaccccccATGGATATCGCCCAGCAAGCGCTTCCCCTGCTAAATGGGGATGCAGTGCtgcaggatcctggtgtggcctcatttgtagagttcaccctccacaaggacgaaggacttggcacggcGTGCGAGCTGTCAAGCCTCTGCCTTGTTTGTCGATAGTGTGTCATGGagtaggtagttgaggtagagcatTCTCTAGTCGACCATAGGGCCGGGCTCTGTTACTGGATCttgttcaagctccatgacctcggggccagACGAAGTCGAGGGTTGATTGGCCCCTAAGCCCAGATCAGGTGGACCGTCATCAGCCTATTCTGACCCCTCATCATGAACCGAGGGTTtatgttggtcactggcgaagaccCCTGTTGGCACCAGCTCTCAGCCAGATGCCGCTTTCGCAAGCACGTTGACTGCCTCGTTGAGGCACCTTAGGATGTGactgagctcgaggccatcgaacttatcTTCCAGCCAtcagacttcttggtagtatgcagcCATTTTGGCatcgtggtagcttgactccttcatgacttggtcaacgaccaactaGGAATCTCCTCGaacatcgaggcatcggatgcccaactcgatggcaatgtgtaggccattgatgacCGCCTCATAATCGGTCACATTATTGGTGGAGGGAAAGTGGAGGCGaatcatgtacctcatgcatacccctaggggtgacacgaagactagccccatgctggcacccttcttcatcagtgatccatcaaagtacatcatcatgtactcttgatcgacgaccgctgggggcatttggacctcggtccattctgcgACGAAGTccgccaacacctgggacttgatcgctATTTGAGAGGCACATGTAATGCCCTAATCCATCAACTTGAGTGCCCATTTTGCGGTTCTTTCCTATGGCATCCtagctttggatgacctcaccgagggggaatgatgtcacgaccatcaccgggtgtgtctcgaagtagtggcgtagcttgctCTTTGTGATGAGGACGGCATACAGGAGCAtatggatttgggagtagcaggtctTCAAGTTGgataggacctcactgatgaagtacatagggcactgcaccttgagagcatgcccttcttcttcccgctccactaccagggtggcgctgaccacttgcgtggtggctgctATGTAGAGcgggagggattctccatcggtaGGAGGAACCAGTATTGGGGCCTTCGTCAAAAGCTGCTTGaccgtgtcaagtgcctcctaggccttggatgtccattcgaagtgatcggccttctttagaagtcgataaagggggagacctcattcaccgaggcatgagatgaagcggctgagtgcGACAAGGCACCCCATAACCCGCTATATCCcctttatgatctgaatcaggcccatccttgtgatggctaagatcttctctgggttggcttcgatgccacgctcgaagatgatgaaaccaagcagcataccccttgggaccctaaaaacacacttctcgggattgagtttgatgccatttgcttggagttttgcaaaggtctgctcaagattggcaatgaggtggtcagcctatttggacttaaCCATGATGTCGTCAATGTAGGCCTCAGTGGTTCACCTAATGAGGTccttgaaacacttgagcatacaatgctggtatgtagccccagcgttcttcagaccgaatggcattgagatgtagcagaacgattcgaagggggtgatgaaagatgtcgcgagctggtcagactctttcatcgtgatttgatggtacccggtgtacgcatcaaggaagcagagggttttgcaccctgaggtagagtcgactatttggtctatgcgtggcaaaggaaatggatcgtttgggcacaccttgttgagacccgtatagtcaacacacatcctccatttcccactcttctttcgtacaagaatagggttggctaaccactctgggtggtatatttccttgatgaatctggccgctgaaagttttgctatctcttcatcgatggtcctgtgtttccccttgtcgaagcgatgcaggcgttgtttcaccggtttGGAGTCTGGgcggatcttcaaggtgtgctcgatGACTTCCCTTAGGATGtttggcatgtctgagggtttccacgtgaAGATGTCTCTATTAGCGTGGAGGAAGCCGATGAGCGCgccttcctatttggaggaaagcatggtaccaacGCACACCAGTTTACCCTCGGTGCTCCCAAggtctatgaggacttctttAGATCCCTCTGTAGGCTCAAATGACCCGGTCGACTTCTTggtgtcgggtgcttcttcggtgacctccttcatGATGGCGGTGAGCTCTCTGGAGGTGACAATTGCTGCGGTGtgaccgcagcactcgacctcacactcataggcgcgctggaaggaggtgccgacggtgatgaccccgctgGGACTCGatatttttagcttgaggtatgtatagttggggacgaccatgaacttttcatagcatggacatcctaggatgacGTGGAAGGTTCTAGAGAACCCAGCCACCTCGAAGGTTAGGGTTTCTGTCTTAAAATTGGATGGATCCCTGAAGGTAAtgagcagatcgatctacccaagtggcatggcctgctttctgggCACGATGCTATGGAAAGGTGCTTAGATTGGGCGAATATGTGTCTAGTCGATGCCCATTTTGTCGAGCattttggcatacatgatgttgaggcctctgcctccatccatcagtattttggtgagccgcttcgtgccgatgatcgggtcgaccacgaaCAGATATCTCCCCAAATGCGGgatgctctctgggtggtcggttcgatcgaaggttatggcggattctgaccaccggaggaaggcaggtgtggccAATTTGGTCGTATAGACTTCATGGTGCGTGACCTTCTGAtggtgtttggagtcataggccgccgatccttcgaagatcatgaggcaaccatctGGTGTCAGAATGCCACCGTCCTTCCCCTTAGTGTCGTCCATGGTGGGGTCAAGGTCCTTGCTctgctctcctttgttggaggctCCGGACAAGAACCACCTCATTAGgttgtagtccttgtatagatgcttaacCGGGAAGGCATGGTTGGGGCCTGGCCCCTTGAGTAATTTTTTGaaatggttcggagtgccctccatgggcttccgaccacccttgcggtcagtagTGGCCTCGAGTGAGTCCTtgcgccattgcttcttgttcttccttttagtAGAACGATTGGAGGCACCTTCACTGGTGCCCTTGTCTCATCTTGCCTTGTCATCGAGACAATCGAAGATTGCTCCAACCGCTTCTTCTcctaaggcgtggctggtggtgatgtctaggagttccttggtggtttgcaggcccttgcatcccagcttgtgaaccagagactcgTAGGTAGTCCCAGacaagaaagctcctataacatcggtgtcggcgacgttaggtagctcgttgcactgccgggagaagcgccagatgtacccatggagggtttcactAGCCTTCTGTCAGcaatttttgaggtcccatgggttcctaggacgcttatatgtgccctgaaagttccccacaaagatctcctttaggtccgcccaactctggattctgttggacggcaggtgttccaaccacgctcgtgccaaattggccaagaacagtggaaggttgtggataatgaagtcatcattatccgcaccactagcttggcaggcaagccaatagtctttgagccatagtctggggtttgtttccccagagtactttgggatattggttggtggtcaGTACCTCGGCaagaaagcagcgttgaggatgtgatagCCGAAGGCCTAATGGCCTTGTAGGtcagggctcaggcttcggtcctcgcctcTGTTATAGCATCCGCcatgatgaggatgatagccgtggcTAGCTCGCTCTCTTGGATCATTGTGGGTACGCCTGTGAGCATCAAGAGTGTTGCGTGCATCATGGTTATGGGTGACACACTGATGCACTGGGATCGTGGCATGCCGCCTACCTCCCTATGGTGCTTGGTGGACCGACATATCCCTGCCAGGATGCCCAAAGAGCATGtgttggctggcgtcgagcttgcATCGCTGAGACAATGAGCCCTCTACCTGCTGCGCCACCGCATGCTCGAGCAgtgtgcgaatctcatggtgggcctaaCGATCCTCAGGCattgcggcctctggaaggccatggagcaaggccactgcggcggcaatgttctggcttgcccaggcaaagcgagggagggcttcatcatttgcgatgatcctccagttcatgtcatgggccatggcgcatgcacgcccaccgtcttcgtggtgttcgatctcccgatcgagctctGCGCATTCTTGCttgagctagagtcgtgcttccttTATCTCTCGGTGTcaggcttttagctgctccaccctccTATGAGGTGGGGCTACTGTCTCCCCTTTGGCTTCATCACCAAGGTTGTTTgccagggtagcctcctccttagAGACGCTTTCAATgtgtccctcgagggtacccatcatgaagcattcttgagaggggtgatggctccccctactggagtcagagccagagggtgaccctggctcctctgtgaggaggtCATGGAGATATTCAATGATGTGtttgatcacccccatgaacttgTTGTTCATGGGGAATGGGATCAtttgctgtgccacaaggtggctaacggttgcTGCGGTGTTGTGGAGACCAAACGGAAGCACTGTCGGGGTACTCCGTGTGGGGTGTTCCtgagagagggtgaggtggcatgggtcctccctagatggctagggtcctagggagatgccgagctagcgctcaagcctcctatagttgaggccgatggaggggagaggttggatggcggcgtgagccagtgccaactctcctcccaccgtgatgatgaagtctaggtcaccgaagcACACGTGTGCGCCCAGGACCGAGCCGATTCTATGGCTAGCCATCCTTGGCCTGATGTTAACATCGGAACGTGTAAAGGtaccctacctggcacgccaactgtcagtgttttgagtaaacaccaacgagtgaatttgtattattacgcatttattccagatggtgtgctaaaaagacacgaggtttatactggttcaggcagaatgtccctacgtccaatttgtgGCTACTGTTCATGTTATTTGCactaaaaggttcatagtagggggtacaaacaggtgagagagggacaggtcccaagtctcagaTGGAAAGGTTGAATGGGTACTGAGAGCCTCAATGCTGCTTAGCTATGTGTGAAGTGGTGCATGATGTGTTGAATCCATCCAtctccttagtggggtgccctgccttccccttttatagaccaaggggaagcagggatttACAAATGGGAGAATGAAGAAAAACCAAAGGCCAAGGAGATCCTTCAACAATGTCGGGtcctccttttcctctgagcgagtCTCCCTGACATGACAGAtagtgccagggatagcatgtccGCTGATCCTGATAGAGCCATGCTCTGTCttcattcagcaagtggtcacatcccatcctgcCTCGGTGGGTGGTGCGATGCACTAGGGTGTCAAAtcatgaccctacggggagcagacggcGTAGAGGCCCCATGTTTGTTActatagatgacatgagtttcctcctagaccatagtggttgtcatatgtccCTGTTAGGATTCGTGTCcaagggcaaatgtcggcgcccataatactataagacaaatgtcgacgcccacaatgttgtttgggctctgacatgcctggaagggcttaaagcgcccatcttgtcatatcctaacggtactttcctacaggcatacagggtatggtcctcggtattgcggttgacttgagtgccccaccTTATATGCacgtgtagttatgaaggagtagcacatagacgtcgggtgaggttgAGTCTGTCCCCAGACATTGgatgaggcagagtctgccctctaacgtcgggtgaggtggagtctaccctcagacattgggcgaggcagagtctgcccccagacgtcgagcgaggtggagtctacccctagatgtcaggcgaggcggagtctacccttgggggtcgggcgaggcggagtctgcccctggacatcaggcgaggcagagtctacccttggacgtcgggcgaggtggagccagccctcggaggttgggcgaggtggagccagccctcaggggtcgggcgaggcggagccaacctttggtcgttgggcaagaagtgtagttgcattcttgtctgtttggaagcatcaacatttgatggttattagctcctcctctttgggtaccccagtatttggtccccgaTAGGTTGTTTTGTCCCTATCGCATTCATGGGCGGTGGCCACACTCATGGTCATCGATATGCCTTTGATTGTTCGATTCTCCTATCCACCAATGCGACATATAAGCAGCAGGGGAGACTACCTCATCCAACACAATTCTTCCCTCTCGCCTTTTCTTCACCCTTCTCATACTGTTTTTTGTCCACAAGGTTTGAAACCACCAGGTTCACATCATTGCTATGTCTATTATGTGCTccatattaatattattttgtgtCTAATGCATTTTTAGTTTACAGTAGGGACAGGAGATGGTAGGTCCATGCCTTTTGGAAGTCAAGTTCTTAAGAATCCTTGTACCTAAAATGTATGAGGACGCATTGGTATGTGTTCTCGTCTCACTGGTGGATCTTAGGAGGAAGACATACCCAATGACAACTTGGCTCTATGTCTAATGTGATGCACATGTGTAGAGGCTACCGGTGAACTCATGGTGTGACTGGTCGGGGAACAAAGGACTCCATAAGGGACATCCAAGTCATCAACATTGACAACAATGGGTATGTGTACCTCAGCAAGGTTTCGAGTATGTTCGCACATGTGCACAACCTCCGCATTAGGTCCATGCTCATCTTTTGCTCTGATGGCCGCTCAGAGCTAACCATCATGGTCTTCGACCACACCACCTGCCGCAATTACTATAGTGATAACGCCACCGAGGGCACCATTACTCAATCGATGCCTATCGCGGAGCTGATGTAGTTCACCATCACCCTTAGGGACTGTAATAGAGCGACCAAATCAAACTAGTACCTGGTGAGTACATACATAGTTGCATGCCAATTCACTCTTATGATCTCCATTGACTATAAATCCCTTGCCCGATGTCTAATTAGTGAATATTGATCCACGACCTGCACACGTGACATGCACAAAATGTGCTCGTCGAGTTTTAGGATGCACACGGCTAGGCGTGTTGGCAACATGTCCTACTCCAGATACGAGGGCGGTCATGGGTGGTCACCTTGAAGTCCACTAAACAAGTGACCACAGGCCACCCCATAGTGTTCAAGTATGGTGGCACCAATTTTGCATGGACAACAACTTTTAGGTTGAAGACACCTGCTTCTTCCGAATCATCCGTGAGCGCACATACTAAGATGACAATGACGAAGAGTTTGAgtaggaggacgaggacgatgaGGCTATGTAATGAATCTAGCTATTGCACGCATGCATGCTAATAATGAACTTTTTGGTCATGGTATGGTCCATGAATGTCCTTACGGATTTGCTGGTACATGTACTAAATCAATGTAATCCTCAATGTGCTGTGTATTGCTATTTTTTCAACAACTCCATTATCTACGCCCTGTACATGTATTAGGTGCCGCAATCTACCACCTTCCAACCATCAGTCAAAAATCTTATCAACGCTTTTGTCTAAGTGTGTGCCACAGTCGGTGGCAAATCCAGCGTTCCTACATGTTTCCACCAGTTATTTCAAGTACGAAATGGCATTGGAGAGTCCCACAGTTTTTATTGCCACATCATACGCCTGGCCAGTGGTGAAAACATTTATCAATGTCTATTTGTCTCCCAAAGACTCAATGAACCAACGCTAAAACTAATCACCGCCGGATCACTAAAATTCAGCGATGAAGGTCTCGACGGTGAAAACacaatctgtagtagtgattcCTTGTGCGTGATATGCTGATCTGCATTGCCAGGGTCAACACCTCTGATAGTTGGCataccaggtaggggccttttgtgcaTAGATTCCTCGTGTTTTAGATGGGGATCATCTTCAACTTTGATGACATGGAGAAGATGTAACTAGGGGCCGAGATCACCTTCAGTAGCCTAGACTTCATCGGCGATCAACTTGAGAACTTGCATCTGTAGGAAACCAAGTCAACtatgcaggaggaggaggagttgcCTTGCATTAGTATTTTTAGGATCAACGCCCTTTTTAGCGAGTACCCAAAATGATAGTCCACTAGGGGCTATTATGTTGGACACATCTCTAAACAGGTCATCCCGGTACACCCCCATAAGAATGTACTAAATGCCTGCCTTCATCCAGGAtcaccagagagagagagagaatacatCACAACCGCACTTAAGTTAAAACTTATGTTCAACAAACTTCAATTTACAATCCAAGTTTCACAAACTTAGTTCATGACACAAATCCACACATCACAAACTACATCGAAGTTTCTAGCGGAAGTCTTTCAAACATAAACAAGTTCATGATAGCTGATATGCGCGATCGTGCCACTATCGCATATCTATGTAAGTAAGGTGCTTCACCACTCATGATCAGAAGAAGAGTTGGGAGCATAGAAGAAACCTTGTATGGGCGCAACATCTCCTACAAAACTCAAAATCATACAGGGTGAGTACTCGAATCTAATCCACAGGACTTACCCAATATAATAAATAAGGATTATGTAATTTGGGTAGTAGCAAGGAGTACTTTGATTTTTGCAGAAAAAGCCTTTGAGCAATAAATAACAAAAGGTGATCTATAGACTTAGCAACTGCAAGCATAGCATAGGTAAATAGGTAAGGCAATTAGCAACTGGAGGTTGATCTTCCATGAGTCCTAATTCCTTCCAAACAACAGTAGTATGTATCTAGAAGTTTAGATCTTATAGCTTTCAAAAGATACTCTACAGAGGGGTACACATTGACCCCACCAGAAACAAGGGGTATCGCCCATACGACCTGTCGGTACATAAGGGATACCTCGATTTCTCGACCTTTCCCCAATTTAGCCAAGATGTTCATGAAAGGTTTGATTGGTTCCTGGGTAATGCTACCATGATCTACCTAGCGCCACCTTCGTGCTAGTTTCTCGAACAACTCGGTCGCAATCGGTTACTTGGCTTGTCACCCCCATTTGTGACAAGTGGTTTGTATGATTTTGTGTTCAGAACTCGCTATTATGGATGCATGGTCCTTAATCGGTTAGTATGCTATGTCATTCAAGATTCCACCATCTTGCCATGACCATACCCCTTGCCGACCATCACTCATCTCATATTCAAAGTGGAACAAGTGTTGATCCCTTCCCTTTGGTGTTGCTTAGTGGACAAAAATACCTATCATCGCGTGAGTAATGAGAAACCCATCATCAACTCAACTCTAAgatctaagcatactaagcaagaATTAATAAAGGAACAAGCAAGGTTGATTAGTGTGGCAATATATGGATCATGGCTTGGAATAGGTAAAACCCCCTGGTTCAACTAGTCTTATAGTAACATAACAATGCAATAGATAACCATAGTTTGTAATGCAATTAACAAATCATAGGGATGCATAGGGGCTTGCCTTGAGCTACAATGCTCGAATGGACGATGCGCTCCTCCTCTtgagcaacctcctcttcttggGCCTCCTCGAGAACTTCGTCACCTATTcatgcatgatgcttgatgagtacaatgcaTGAATGTAAATGGCATGCTATGCAATGCTTTGATGCTTGTTGATTAACTTTAGCTCTTAGGTATTTAAGTGTTCAAGTGGTGTACTAATAGGCTGTCAGAGTGAGTTATCGAATAGTCTGGTGTGAGCGATGGACAATCCAGTGACTCAGGGACTTAGTGAAATAGAACAGTTAGATCGACAGATCCTCCATGGTGATTCACGGACACTTCGGTGGTACTCAGTGATTTTGGAAAATAACTTAAGTGATCACACTATAAATCAATGGAACATTACATTGAGGTGATGGACCATCCATCGGGCTAGGTCTAGGTTTCACTAAATGGCTAAGTGTTCAGGTTCCAACGGAACGTTCCGCCAAAGGTGACGGAGCTTCTGCCACTACTCGTCTATCTTTGGGTTTTTCTATGCTGTGAGTCTATAAATTAGTGAACATTCTGGTGTTATCCATGGACTCTACTCTATAACAAGTCTATCTCCCTAAACTCTCTAGTTTTGGTTTATAATTTAGGGTCACTCCACCAGACACGACAGATGCTCCAGTGAATTATAAAGTGCTCTACTCAGATTAATAGACAAATGGTTGTGGTGACGGACACTCCGTCGGTTATGATAGAGAATCCGTTAGTACACTGACAATGAACCATGCTTGTTACATTGAAATGCAAATCTTGACCTCAAGCATTTGTAGAGTAAGTATGCCTTCATATCTTCCCCTACCCAAAGATCCATATAAGCTCTTTAGAAGtaggaaagaaagaaggcaacactatgatatgccttggtgaggaaccaaacacaTATATGAACAatttgagagaatcatttgaggatctaagctatgtttacattttcaaaatcaactgaaaacccaagtttctgaactgattgatgcaaggggatttgaatccatgttgttccattattcaattacccaagataatgtggtagacacttcaaaagttcacaagtgcaggtgaagcttggaataacttatGTGTAGATatcatatcaaggagatgacccatcttagtccttaattttactcgaggacgagcaaagggctaagtgtgggggagttgttggcggtccttaactcatatTTTCACCCACCAAATTTACACAAATTCCATACAAACAAACatcaaaacttagtaaataggatTTTACACTAAagtattccataagttttggtgagttGGTCATTTTTAGGACATATACATGGAATACATAGGAAAACATATCAAAAGGCGTAACTTAGAAAACATAAAGTAGAACTACGCAATGGAATAAAAGGAGAAAGCCTACCTATGCAACAAACCTAGGTTGGGCATCGACGTGGAAGCCATCCAGGCCTAGCTAGGAGCCTGCCAGAGCAAGGCGGTGGCAAACGGGCTAGCCCATGGGTGCGGCCACACTGCCCCCAAGCCTGCTCTAGCCCACCTCGCTCTGGcggttgcatggcggcatgctaAGGATGGTTTGGGTGGTTTCCTATTttatctcacaccaaaccaacctcAAGCATGTATAAAAGCAGGAGTAGAGCC
Above is a genomic segment from Miscanthus floridulus cultivar M001 chromosome 3, ASM1932011v1, whole genome shotgun sequence containing:
- the LOC136543742 gene encoding uncharacterized protein, which codes for MVVPNYTYLKLKISSPSGVITVGTSFQRAYECEVECCGHTAAIVTSRELTAIMKEVTEEAPDTKKSTGSFEPTEGSKEVLIDLGSTEGKLVCVGTMLSSK